The following coding sequences are from one Luteolibacter yonseiensis window:
- a CDS encoding InlB B-repeat-containing protein, with product MIHRSFAGIAPILRLSLFLICPATLQAASDVTISSVATIGGSFTGSNPKIFTPASATSNVQVSSIQSELNAGVGITINTASGFSSPGDLILSSNLSKSGGASSPLIFTASRDISLTSTISATGGPLPLVLNAGRNISGNQNIGTNGGNVTLGPAGEYSTSGSINAGAGTILLQTGTLRSSSSVTLTSSAGIVIAAPASLRIQGTIAGNLDVAGTISAAAPGTAGALQVNGALTLQPSATTVVDVTGTGANCDKITATGAVNIAGNLQLELTSSFHETIAGTSVFTILQGGSISGTFTGHGNGSRYVLANDRGSFRVNYTATSVTLDDWQPAVVTLAWDPGTAEAGTAIFSNTNTRAGRHYFKVTTQASDTGGWRTRLKVTSGEAALYLIKGSLATTSATLHSAQAGSDGIVLRDDQFAANEEWSLLVFAEEGAQWSIVSGKPYVQDLGPLPFSDTNANGQYDIGETVSPQSFPATPMPPEGIRFFKSSVPVGTPAWSLWMGGSSREIALRSNKLPFHNASSNHTRKQSSQMLLVPPVLSPGSWFGSVVAPMGEMIGLESSIQAVGDLPYNGTVNNVSVTGAPYRVYRVQVPVNQIAWDINATPITGNPNIAVRKGNVPAEFDNEAFSAAPGNATEGITLVPNYLTDGTWYITVWGDAPYGFNLKNGDPVITPLSFTDTKVNDQPARAGWRFYALTDIPSQVGALGWELQLGNQVAGTQIALRRNKVPSRWQKRDAGSTTVTDTETTYTDDSSTNGFLQRVNHQADVWYVGVFTPQQPLGSFTLDVHPIAPPVISPQSATAVNNIEALKWRYFRMDIPAGTQGWDLRLVGTSGGNCSLVVRRDLLPFNLGTNNGGSSGWTPSGETTWPTGYQWAGGSDWTGRLYDSPTTPRRDMNDRIIAAAGRPLVAGTYYIGIYNDGSDPITGLSRQTASLTLESRRIGNGGTIPITDLPFTAGTTAAISNLAPREAAYYRITIPPNTPSWEFTLSQAIGESLLVVRRDAVPDLTAAYNGNVQETAAGYSYQVKQQRPGGERYLLLPENNQNFIKAGDYYLAVVGEGLNPVGTSVIGTGNSSATFTNLGPLSLQDLGTANAAGVVQPLGLVGAQVKAYQFTVPVGTASLEVRLDNRSGNPQMALISGSRIPQADSPAYDYGIGGGQSTAPAGSIARVADDDLITVPNPPAGVYTIAVRADDISGSYPDAAADLVVVANAPVPLTFNGGVATVANQAATAWRYFQVTVPEGIMGWDIRVTNITSGNPQMVIRRDQLPFNTSTNNGGSSGWSPSSETIWPSGYQWAAGVDWTGRSYDSPTNPRRSVGDRLVAAANRPLVPGTYIVGIYNQGLDPITNIANTPASYGIESRGIGAGQGITISEMPFTPNSTVTVANLPAREAAYYKVTIPPNTPRWDFTLASTAGETMLAMRRTAIPDFATSSSGNIQDALNGREMELQRTGLERYSVFPENNQDFIVAGDYYFAVISEGNNPSSGVVGTGTSGAVFTNLGSPQPVDLGTVTTTGIQQAVALAGAQVKTYRFTVPAGTASMEVRMDNRTGNPLMAFMSGTRPPQPDSSAYLYGTGGGQTSTLPGGLARETGTSLVNVVSPPAGIYTLTVRAMETSGTWPDAIADLVITARRPEDLPDGGGSFPVTNQAATAWKYFKVTIPPGIAGWDLRLKDITGGDPTLVVRRDQLPVNTGTNNGGSSGWTPSSTSVWPTGYQWAAGKDWTGRSYDSPSGSRRIANKRLVAAMGRPLEAGTYYIAVYNGGSDPVTGLAGQPCSYTLESRFIGDGRAIPVGTLGFTSGSSANVNNLAPREAAYYKVTVPENTPSWEFTLAPTTGEMMLAARQGFIPDFSVSTTGDLQDEYNREVKVQKAGSERYLLLPPNNQSSVIAGDYYIAAVSEGVNPPSDVIGTATSSGILTSHGPTPVTNLGSASLTPINQAVSLAGSQVKAYQFTVPEGVVSLELQLNNRTGNPQMALISGNRLPFPDSSSNEFGTGGGQSSTPAGGIARVAAASLITIPNPPAGTYSLTIRADDLSSAYPDATGDLVIVAKPRGVLNFAASLNGNGLSHTDTRQLADGQKQFYEVQVPSSLSGQEVLGWLVKVNHAQGDTSLRIYKQWGSPANGVSIGGNTGLIVPPFLTFNQTWFIEVTATGLTQYTITSQPVTIERPAWQMPAGHNFTFGDSGNDASGNPLPGDRGVDIAQDDWHVYAMDVPAGNSGLLRTELKAISGNPDLYIREDGVPTTDHDSNGGESGGDSLVHRKMEDSGSEYGNWVPISGKTEQRLKSGRWYLGVKAKGGSNARYRLMVSTGQVTDLDLSNAGINNQTLIGRDWRYYRFTVPIDAPATWNLGFTQQVGDVVMWIRDTIPPGQNSSSTNASTSIQSWSSDAKNQGPYESAGQDSAGVYQFNTPPLRPGHTYYAGFRANTDATFGLSSSTTGAAPVATPVAFYGGVIDISIPAGGSVFYKISAPAEATRLKWTSTHASTVQIRVEQGTLPAATGNQHSVSSVANSSLNRALTTTDWPWQPGQTYYLRIVNSGTSSTPVLVNISGQNSGTEDEDNDGLLDSWEMTFFNSLKWTAANDPDLDGVTNAVEHADGTNPNDITSAKYFLTVNANFGSVSRSPDLPKYDRGTVVTLTPSPNPGLIFTGWTGSVTGTTDPLVLTMIANGSLTANFGTSLPVALDTGLSFTTGGDGIWTGQVVTTRDGTDAAQSAPITHSQESWMQATVSGPGTLQFWWKVSSSSSDYLEFYIDGVLQSGRISGNVDWVSKSYNITSGTRVLRWRYVKDSSGSNGSDAAWVDQLTWTAAGGYNAWLAGYFNPQEIGNPLIAAPSADPDRDGLSNLVEYAFGGNPEANDLTLGNIVPDTVKVSGMDRLRLRFTLPENPPADVTYWIEVSSDAINWSEVAKRTPSVDWSGNATVTTGAPASGRRPITIIDAGTSPSSRKLGRLKVTLQ from the coding sequence ATGATCCACCGCAGTTTCGCCGGCATCGCGCCGATTCTCCGTCTGTCGTTGTTCCTCATCTGCCCGGCCACTCTTCAAGCGGCCAGTGATGTCACCATTTCCTCCGTCGCGACCATCGGCGGTTCGTTCACGGGGAGCAACCCGAAGATCTTCACTCCGGCGTCCGCGACATCGAATGTCCAGGTTTCATCGATCCAGTCGGAATTGAACGCCGGCGTCGGGATAACCATCAATACGGCCAGTGGATTTTCATCTCCGGGAGACCTGATTCTAAGTTCCAATCTGAGCAAATCAGGAGGCGCTTCCAGCCCGTTGATTTTCACCGCTTCCCGTGACATTTCGCTGACTTCCACCATTTCCGCAACCGGCGGTCCCTTGCCGCTGGTTCTCAATGCCGGGCGCAACATCAGCGGCAACCAGAACATCGGCACCAACGGCGGCAACGTCACCTTGGGTCCGGCGGGTGAATACTCCACGAGCGGATCGATCAACGCGGGGGCGGGGACGATTCTCCTCCAAACAGGCACGCTTCGTTCTTCCAGCAGTGTCACCCTCACCAGTTCGGCCGGTATTGTTATCGCCGCACCGGCGTCGCTCCGGATCCAAGGAACCATCGCGGGCAACCTCGATGTCGCGGGAACCATCTCCGCTGCGGCTCCAGGTACCGCAGGGGCCTTGCAGGTCAACGGCGCGCTGACGTTGCAGCCAAGTGCGACGACCGTGGTGGATGTCACTGGCACGGGTGCGAATTGTGACAAGATCACCGCCACGGGAGCGGTCAATATCGCCGGGAATCTCCAACTGGAGCTGACAAGTTCCTTCCATGAAACCATCGCGGGCACCTCGGTCTTCACCATCCTGCAAGGGGGAAGCATCTCGGGAACTTTCACCGGCCATGGCAATGGATCCCGCTACGTGCTCGCGAACGACCGGGGCTCTTTCCGGGTGAATTACACCGCCACCAGTGTTACCCTTGATGACTGGCAACCCGCCGTCGTGACCCTGGCGTGGGATCCGGGTACCGCTGAAGCCGGGACCGCGATTTTCTCCAACACGAACACCCGTGCGGGGCGTCATTATTTCAAAGTCACGACCCAGGCCTCCGACACCGGCGGTTGGCGGACTCGTTTGAAAGTCACCAGCGGGGAAGCAGCGCTTTACCTCATCAAGGGCTCTCTGGCCACGACCTCGGCCACCTTGCATTCCGCACAAGCGGGTTCGGATGGGATCGTGCTGCGCGACGACCAGTTCGCCGCCAACGAGGAGTGGAGCCTGCTGGTGTTTGCCGAAGAGGGCGCGCAGTGGAGCATCGTCAGCGGAAAACCCTACGTGCAGGACCTCGGGCCTCTTCCTTTTTCCGACACGAACGCGAACGGGCAGTATGACATCGGTGAAACAGTTTCTCCACAAAGCTTTCCAGCGACGCCGATGCCTCCCGAAGGAATCCGTTTTTTCAAATCCAGCGTGCCCGTCGGAACTCCCGCATGGAGTCTTTGGATGGGTGGCAGCAGCCGCGAAATCGCCTTGCGCTCCAACAAGCTTCCCTTCCACAACGCCTCGTCCAACCATACCCGCAAGCAATCCTCCCAGATGTTGTTGGTGCCGCCGGTGCTTTCCCCGGGAAGCTGGTTTGGTAGTGTGGTCGCCCCGATGGGGGAGATGATCGGTCTGGAGTCATCCATCCAGGCGGTGGGAGATCTCCCTTACAATGGCACGGTCAACAACGTCTCCGTGACAGGTGCTCCCTATCGTGTCTACCGCGTGCAGGTTCCCGTGAATCAAATCGCTTGGGATATCAATGCCACCCCTATCACGGGCAATCCGAACATCGCGGTGCGGAAGGGAAATGTCCCGGCTGAATTTGACAACGAGGCATTCTCGGCCGCTCCCGGAAATGCCACCGAAGGCATCACGCTGGTTCCAAACTACCTGACGGACGGAACTTGGTATATCACCGTATGGGGAGACGCTCCCTATGGTTTCAACCTGAAGAATGGCGATCCGGTCATCACGCCACTGTCGTTCACAGATACCAAGGTGAATGACCAGCCGGCGAGAGCGGGCTGGCGGTTTTATGCCCTGACAGACATACCTTCGCAGGTTGGCGCGCTTGGATGGGAACTTCAACTCGGCAATCAGGTCGCGGGCACCCAGATCGCCCTGCGCCGCAACAAGGTTCCCAGCCGGTGGCAGAAGCGGGACGCTGGTTCCACCACCGTGACCGATACCGAAACCACCTATACCGATGATTCCAGCACCAACGGATTTCTTCAACGCGTGAACCATCAGGCCGACGTGTGGTATGTCGGCGTGTTCACGCCACAACAGCCTTTGGGATCGTTCACGCTCGACGTGCATCCCATCGCACCTCCGGTGATCAGTCCGCAAAGCGCCACGGCTGTGAACAACATCGAAGCCTTGAAATGGCGCTATTTCCGGATGGATATTCCCGCCGGAACGCAGGGGTGGGACCTGCGTTTGGTCGGCACGAGTGGTGGAAACTGCTCATTGGTGGTCCGCCGCGACCTGCTTCCCTTCAATCTTGGCACGAACAACGGCGGCAGCAGTGGATGGACCCCATCTGGCGAGACCACCTGGCCCACCGGATATCAATGGGCGGGCGGCAGCGACTGGACCGGCCGCCTCTATGACAGCCCGACAACTCCACGACGCGACATGAACGACCGGATCATCGCGGCCGCCGGCCGTCCGCTTGTCGCCGGGACCTATTATATCGGCATCTATAACGACGGTTCCGATCCAATCACCGGCCTATCCCGGCAAACGGCGTCACTGACCTTGGAGAGCCGTCGCATTGGCAACGGAGGGACCATTCCCATCACGGATCTCCCGTTCACCGCCGGGACCACGGCCGCGATTTCCAATCTCGCCCCGCGGGAGGCCGCCTACTACAGGATCACCATTCCCCCTAACACACCAAGCTGGGAATTCACGCTGTCACAGGCCATCGGCGAATCCCTGCTTGTCGTACGCCGGGACGCGGTTCCGGATCTTACCGCTGCCTACAATGGGAACGTGCAAGAGACCGCGGCCGGATATTCCTACCAGGTGAAACAGCAACGTCCGGGTGGAGAGCGTTACCTGCTGCTCCCCGAAAACAACCAGAATTTCATCAAAGCCGGGGATTACTATCTCGCCGTGGTCGGAGAGGGACTCAATCCGGTTGGCACCAGTGTCATCGGCACGGGTAACAGCAGCGCGACTTTCACGAACCTGGGACCACTTTCCTTACAAGATCTGGGAACCGCGAATGCCGCCGGTGTGGTCCAGCCGCTGGGTCTCGTTGGAGCGCAGGTCAAGGCCTACCAGTTCACCGTGCCCGTTGGGACCGCCAGTCTGGAGGTCCGTCTCGACAACCGCTCGGGCAATCCCCAGATGGCGCTCATCTCCGGAAGCCGTATTCCGCAAGCGGATTCCCCGGCCTATGACTACGGAATCGGAGGCGGTCAATCCACGGCTCCGGCGGGATCGATCGCACGGGTTGCCGATGATGATCTCATCACCGTTCCCAATCCTCCGGCGGGAGTCTACACAATCGCCGTCCGGGCCGACGATATCTCCGGCAGCTACCCGGACGCCGCCGCGGACCTGGTCGTTGTGGCGAACGCACCCGTCCCACTGACTTTCAATGGCGGCGTCGCCACCGTGGCGAATCAGGCCGCCACCGCGTGGCGGTATTTCCAAGTCACCGTGCCGGAGGGCATCATGGGTTGGGACATCCGCGTGACCAACATCACCAGCGGCAATCCCCAGATGGTGATCCGTCGTGATCAACTGCCTTTCAATACCTCCACCAACAACGGAGGCAGCAGCGGATGGAGCCCGTCATCCGAAACCATCTGGCCGTCCGGCTATCAATGGGCGGCGGGTGTTGATTGGACAGGGCGCTCTTACGATTCTCCCACCAACCCGAGGCGGTCCGTGGGCGATCGTCTGGTGGCTGCCGCCAACCGCCCGCTGGTTCCCGGGACCTACATCGTCGGCATCTACAACCAAGGGTTGGATCCAATCACCAATATTGCCAATACTCCCGCTTCCTACGGCATCGAAAGCCGTGGCATCGGCGCGGGGCAGGGGATCACCATCAGTGAAATGCCATTCACACCGAATTCCACCGTCACGGTGGCAAATCTTCCGGCCCGCGAGGCCGCTTACTATAAAGTCACCATTCCGCCCAACACGCCGAGGTGGGACTTCACACTCGCATCCACGGCTGGCGAAACCATGCTGGCGATGCGCCGCACCGCGATTCCCGATTTCGCCACGAGCAGTTCGGGAAACATCCAGGATGCCCTCAACGGCCGCGAGATGGAACTCCAGCGGACCGGTCTCGAACGTTACTCGGTGTTCCCGGAGAACAACCAGGACTTCATCGTCGCGGGTGACTATTATTTCGCGGTGATCAGCGAGGGCAACAATCCGTCCTCGGGTGTCGTCGGCACCGGAACCAGCGGCGCTGTATTCACGAATCTCGGTTCGCCGCAACCCGTGGATCTCGGCACGGTGACAACCACAGGCATCCAACAAGCTGTCGCCCTGGCAGGAGCCCAGGTGAAAACCTACCGGTTCACGGTCCCTGCGGGAACGGCGTCCATGGAAGTCCGCATGGACAACCGCACCGGCAATCCGCTGATGGCTTTCATGTCCGGGACGAGACCTCCACAGCCAGATTCTTCCGCCTACCTCTACGGCACCGGCGGCGGACAGACATCGACCCTTCCCGGTGGCCTGGCGAGGGAAACGGGCACCAGCCTTGTGAATGTGGTGAGTCCTCCGGCGGGAATCTACACGCTGACGGTAAGGGCGATGGAAACAAGCGGCACCTGGCCGGATGCGATCGCGGATCTGGTGATCACCGCCCGCAGGCCGGAGGATCTTCCGGACGGTGGTGGAAGTTTCCCCGTGACAAACCAAGCGGCGACCGCGTGGAAATATTTCAAGGTCACGATCCCTCCGGGCATCGCCGGTTGGGATCTCCGTCTCAAGGACATCACCGGCGGTGATCCCACCCTGGTGGTGCGCCGGGATCAGCTGCCCGTAAACACGGGCACCAACAACGGAGGCAGTTCCGGTTGGACACCTTCCTCAACAAGCGTCTGGCCGACCGGTTATCAATGGGCGGCCGGCAAGGACTGGACAGGCCGCAGTTATGATTCACCAAGTGGCAGCCGCCGCATCGCGAACAAACGTCTGGTGGCGGCCATGGGACGCCCTCTGGAAGCGGGCACCTACTACATCGCGGTTTACAACGGCGGTTCGGATCCCGTGACAGGACTTGCCGGGCAGCCATGTTCCTATACGCTCGAAAGCCGCTTCATCGGCGACGGGCGGGCAATCCCCGTCGGGACTCTGGGCTTCACCAGCGGCAGCAGCGCCAACGTGAACAATCTGGCTCCCCGCGAAGCGGCGTATTACAAGGTGACCGTGCCGGAAAACACGCCGAGTTGGGAATTCACCCTCGCACCGACCACGGGCGAGATGATGCTTGCCGCGCGCCAGGGATTCATTCCCGACTTCTCCGTCTCCACCACCGGTGATCTCCAGGATGAATACAACCGGGAAGTGAAAGTGCAGAAGGCCGGTTCCGAGCGTTACCTGCTGCTTCCGCCGAACAACCAGAGTTCTGTCATCGCCGGTGACTATTACATCGCCGCGGTTTCCGAAGGGGTGAACCCACCCTCCGATGTCATCGGGACCGCAACGAGCAGCGGAATCCTGACCAGCCACGGTCCGACTCCCGTCACCAATCTGGGAAGCGCGAGTCTGACGCCGATCAACCAGGCTGTCAGCCTTGCCGGAAGCCAGGTGAAAGCCTATCAGTTCACGGTTCCGGAAGGCGTTGTGAGCCTTGAGTTGCAATTGAACAACCGCACGGGCAACCCGCAGATGGCGCTGATCTCGGGAAACCGGTTGCCATTCCCGGACAGCTCTTCAAACGAGTTCGGCACGGGAGGAGGGCAATCGAGCACGCCTGCCGGCGGAATCGCGCGTGTCGCCGCCGCTTCACTGATCACCATTCCGAATCCTCCGGCCGGGACATATAGCCTCACGATCCGGGCGGACGATCTTTCGAGTGCCTACCCGGATGCCACCGGGGACCTGGTCATTGTCGCCAAGCCACGTGGTGTGCTGAACTTCGCGGCCAGCCTGAACGGCAACGGCCTCTCCCACACCGACACCAGACAACTCGCGGACGGGCAGAAGCAGTTCTACGAAGTTCAGGTTCCTTCCTCCCTATCGGGACAGGAGGTGCTCGGCTGGCTCGTCAAAGTCAACCACGCCCAGGGTGATACCAGCCTGCGGATTTACAAGCAGTGGGGTAGCCCGGCCAACGGGGTGTCCATCGGCGGCAACACCGGATTGATCGTTCCGCCTTTCCTCACTTTCAACCAGACCTGGTTCATCGAAGTCACCGCGACAGGTCTGACCCAATACACCATCACGAGCCAGCCGGTCACGATCGAGCGGCCCGCATGGCAGATGCCCGCGGGACATAACTTCACCTTCGGTGACAGCGGGAATGACGCTTCCGGAAATCCCCTTCCGGGCGACCGTGGCGTGGACATCGCCCAGGACGACTGGCATGTTTATGCCATGGATGTCCCTGCGGGGAACTCGGGTCTCCTCCGCACGGAACTGAAGGCGATCAGCGGCAATCCGGATCTCTACATCCGCGAGGATGGCGTTCCAACGACGGATCACGACAGCAATGGCGGCGAGTCCGGCGGCGACTCCCTGGTACATCGCAAAATGGAAGACAGCGGTTCCGAATATGGAAACTGGGTGCCGATCTCCGGGAAAACCGAACAGCGGTTGAAATCCGGCCGATGGTATCTGGGAGTGAAGGCAAAAGGCGGCAGCAACGCACGTTACCGCCTGATGGTCTCCACCGGGCAAGTCACCGATCTGGACCTCTCGAACGCGGGCATCAACAACCAGACCCTCATCGGTCGTGACTGGCGCTATTACCGCTTCACCGTTCCCATCGATGCTCCGGCGACTTGGAACCTGGGCTTCACCCAGCAGGTGGGGGACGTGGTCATGTGGATCCGCGATACCATCCCGCCGGGCCAGAACAGCAGTTCCACCAATGCCAGCACGTCCATTCAATCCTGGTCATCCGATGCCAAGAACCAAGGACCCTATGAGAGCGCCGGACAGGATTCCGCCGGTGTCTATCAGTTCAATACCCCTCCATTGCGGCCCGGGCACACCTACTATGCCGGCTTCAGGGCGAACACGGATGCCACCTTCGGATTGAGCAGTTCCACCACCGGAGCCGCCCCCGTGGCCACCCCGGTGGCATTTTACGGCGGCGTCATCGACATCAGCATACCGGCGGGCGGCAGCGTGTTTTATAAGATCTCCGCACCCGCCGAGGCCACACGCCTGAAGTGGACCTCCACACACGCTTCAACGGTTCAAATCCGCGTCGAACAAGGCACGTTGCCGGCGGCTACGGGAAACCAACACAGTGTGAGCAGCGTCGCCAACTCTTCGCTTAACAGGGCTCTCACCACCACGGACTGGCCGTGGCAACCCGGGCAGACCTACTACCTTCGCATCGTGAACTCGGGAACTTCCTCCACGCCGGTGCTCGTCAACATCTCCGGTCAGAATTCCGGCACCGAGGATGAAGACAATGACGGTCTGTTGGATTCATGGGAGATGACCTTTTTCAACTCACTGAAGTGGACGGCTGCAAATGATCCCGATCTTGATGGCGTGACCAACGCCGTGGAGCATGCCGACGGAACCAATCCGAACGACATCACCTCAGCGAAGTATTTTCTCACGGTGAACGCGAACTTCGGTTCCGTTTCCCGGTCCCCTGATCTGCCGAAATATGATCGCGGTACCGTGGTGACGCTGACGCCTTCTCCGAACCCCGGCCTGATCTTCACGGGTTGGACGGGGTCGGTCACCGGCACGACGGATCCCCTGGTCCTGACGATGATCGCGAATGGAAGCCTGACAGCGAACTTCGGCACCAGCCTGCCCGTCGCTCTCGATACCGGCCTGTCCTTCACCACGGGCGGCGATGGCATCTGGACCGGACAAGTCGTTACCACCCGCGATGGCACGGATGCGGCGCAAAGCGCGCCGATCACCCATAGCCAGGAGAGCTGGATGCAGGCGACCGTCAGCGGTCCCGGAACCCTCCAGTTCTGGTGGAAAGTCTCCTCATCTTCCAGCGACTATCTGGAGTTTTACATCGACGGAGTTCTCCAGAGCGGACGCATCAGCGGCAACGTCGACTGGGTATCCAAGTCCTATAACATCACATCCGGCACCCGCGTGCTCCGCTGGCGCTACGTCAAGGACTCCAGTGGCAGCAACGGATCGGACGCTGCTTGGGTGGATCAGTTGACTTGGACCGCCGCGGGCGGCTACAACGCCTGGCTTGCCGGATACTTCAATCCGCAGGAGATTGGAAATCCGCTCATCGCCGCGCCTTCCGCCGACCCGGATCGCGACGGTCTTTCGAATCTCGTCGAATACGCATTCGGAGGGAATCCCGAGGCCAACGACCTGACACTTGGCAACATCGTTCCGGACACGGTGAAGGTTTCCGGGATGGATCGGCTGAGGCTCCGTTTCACCCTGCCTGAAAACCCACCGGCCGATGTCACTTATTGGATCGAGGTATCCAGCGATGCGATCAACTGGTCGGAAGTTGCAAAACGGACTCCGTCGGTGGATTGGTCAGGAAATGCGACGGTGACAACCGGTGCGCCAGCGAGTGGCCGCCGACCGATCACCATCATTGATGCCGGCACTTCGCCTTCTTCCCGGAAGCTTGGAAGGCTTAAGGTCACACTACAGTGA
- a CDS encoding AraC family transcriptional regulator, translated as MKSRTDHFHLGGTAQDRIKLPNVFWAGLKSIGITPAILIRRCNLPPTVHREESVVTTTQFFAIFRAIRELADDPSMGWKFMSQVETDQFHPTLLAALHARTYRDSIERLARYKRLCGAQEYSITSKNDETVIEVSFPFSDGEPVPEFLIDAGFAVIMELGRRGTKTELSAKRIELARPAERGNGLGGYFGCPVKYRAARDSIVLRSADMELPFLTHNDELLQMLASQFETQLESGRDKPTTLGQVKWVLKRLLSGSQPDLPMIARELGMGERTLQRRIADEGSSFRQLLNETRHELAREYLGDESIEIIEAAFLVGYEDPNSFYRAFRSWEGTTPGEWRAARRLDPAKAS; from the coding sequence ATGAAGTCCCGAACAGATCATTTTCACCTTGGCGGCACCGCCCAGGACCGCATCAAGCTTCCCAATGTCTTCTGGGCAGGACTGAAATCCATCGGTATCACCCCCGCCATCCTTATCCGTCGCTGCAACCTCCCGCCGACAGTTCACCGCGAAGAGAGCGTCGTCACCACCACGCAGTTTTTCGCCATTTTCCGGGCCATTCGTGAGTTGGCAGACGATCCCTCCATGGGCTGGAAATTCATGAGCCAGGTCGAGACCGACCAGTTTCACCCGACGCTTCTCGCCGCTCTGCATGCCCGCACTTATCGGGATTCCATCGAGCGCCTTGCCCGTTACAAACGCCTTTGCGGCGCCCAGGAATACAGCATCACCTCGAAAAACGATGAGACCGTGATCGAGGTTTCCTTCCCTTTTTCCGACGGGGAGCCGGTGCCGGAGTTTCTGATCGACGCCGGGTTCGCTGTCATCATGGAGCTCGGCCGTCGCGGCACCAAGACGGAGCTGAGCGCGAAACGCATCGAACTCGCCCGGCCGGCCGAACGCGGAAATGGCCTGGGAGGCTACTTTGGCTGTCCTGTGAAATACCGCGCCGCCCGCGATTCGATAGTCCTGCGTTCGGCCGATATGGAACTTCCTTTTCTCACGCACAACGACGAATTGCTGCAAATGCTGGCGTCCCAATTCGAAACCCAGTTGGAATCGGGACGCGACAAGCCAACCACGCTGGGACAGGTGAAATGGGTTCTGAAACGCCTTCTGTCGGGCAGTCAGCCCGACCTTCCCATGATCGCAAGGGAGCTGGGCATGGGGGAACGCACCTTGCAGCGCCGGATTGCCGATGAAGGCAGCAGCTTCCGGCAACTGCTGAATGAAACCCGTCACGAACTCGCCCGCGAATATCTGGGAGACGAATCGATCGAAATCATCGAAGCAGCCTTTCTGGTCGGCTATGAAGATCCGAATTCGTTTTACCGCGCCTTTCGTTCCTGGGAGGGCACCACGCCCGGCGAGTGGAGGGCGGCGCGGCGCCTCGATCCGGCCAAGGCGTCTTGA
- a CDS encoding NAD(P)-dependent alcohol dehydrogenase — MSKPNAYTAKAYSATSSSSPLAPDTIQRREPTDRDVQIEILFCGVCHSDLHFVRNEWSGVMPAVYPAVPGHEIVGRVTKVGSKVTKMKPGDLAGVGCMVGADLECPMCKVGNEQFSPTGIWTYGATEPVIGGPTYGGYSESIVVDEHFALRIPANLPLAAVAPLLCAGITTYSPLRHWKVGPGKKVGIVGIGGLGHLGVKFARAFGAQVVVFTTSPGKKDDALRLGAHEVVISHEADEMAKHAGSFDFILDAVSAQHDIDAYLRLLVPDGTLTLLGAPEKPIVLSAFSLLMGRKNLAGSPIGSIAETQEMLDFCGTHNITADVEVIPIQKINEAYERLLKGDVRYRFAIDMASLKSE; from the coding sequence ATGTCTAAACCAAACGCATACACTGCCAAAGCCTACTCCGCCACCAGCTCCAGCTCGCCGCTGGCACCTGATACGATCCAACGCCGCGAACCGACCGACCGGGATGTTCAGATCGAGATTCTCTTCTGCGGGGTCTGCCACTCCGATCTTCACTTCGTCCGCAACGAATGGAGCGGTGTCATGCCCGCGGTGTATCCTGCGGTTCCCGGCCATGAGATTGTCGGTCGCGTGACCAAAGTCGGCTCCAAGGTTACCAAAATGAAACCAGGCGACCTCGCCGGCGTGGGTTGCATGGTTGGCGCGGATCTGGAATGCCCGATGTGCAAGGTGGGCAACGAGCAATTCTCCCCCACCGGGATCTGGACCTATGGCGCGACCGAGCCGGTAATCGGCGGGCCCACGTACGGAGGTTATTCGGAGAGCATTGTGGTGGATGAACATTTCGCACTGCGTATTCCCGCCAATCTTCCGCTCGCTGCCGTGGCTCCGCTGCTATGTGCCGGTATCACGACCTATTCGCCCCTGCGCCACTGGAAGGTCGGGCCGGGAAAAAAGGTCGGTATTGTCGGCATCGGCGGGCTGGGTCATCTGGGCGTGAAGTTCGCCCGCGCCTTCGGAGCCCAGGTGGTTGTCTTCACGACCTCACCTGGAAAAAAGGACGATGCACTGCGTCTGGGCGCACACGAGGTTGTCATCTCCCACGAGGCCGATGAGATGGCAAAGCATGCCGGCAGCTTCGACTTCATTCTCGACGCGGTCTCCGCGCAGCATGACATCGACGCCTACCTGCGGCTGCTTGTTCCTGACGGCACTCTCACGCTTCTGGGCGCACCTGAGAAACCGATTGTCCTGTCCGCCTTCTCCCTCTTGATGGGAAGGAAAAACCTCGCGGGCTCACCCATCGGCAGCATTGCCGAAACCCAGGAAATGCTGGATTTCTGCGGGACGCACAACATCACCGCCGACGTTGAAGTCATTCCCATCCAGAAAATCAACGAAGCCTACGAGCGGCTGCTCAAGGGGGACGTGAGGTATCGTTTCGCAATCGATATGGCTTCTTTGAAATCCGAATAG